In Corvus moneduloides isolate bCorMon1 chromosome 3, bCorMon1.pri, whole genome shotgun sequence, one DNA window encodes the following:
- the LOC116441941 gene encoding uncharacterized protein LOC116441941 isoform X5, protein MVKSPEFNGSRKTTGENPRGRKATSEQFICMDPFIHHQNNPLHRTGGRRLISHSKPARCFGVGSEKHHAHSNLGFTELEHWERQCAGIAPAAAASAESKQDGVAWPSRGPTGGSCGVDGAGNKQRGREGAVLLKEDPGRNTAWCRGQHAEGERQQQTLE, encoded by the exons ATGGTAAAATCGCCGGAATTCAATGGCTCGAGGAAAACGACGGGGGAAAATCCAAGGGGACGGAAGGCC ACAAGTGAGCAGTTTATTTGCATGGATCCTTTCATTCACCACCAGAACAATCCTCTGCACAGGACAGGGGGAAGACGGCTAATCAGTCACAGCAAACCAGCACGGTGCTTTGGGGTGGGAAGTGAAAAACACCACGCGCACTCAAACCTGGGTTTCACAGAActggagcactgggagaggCAGTGCGCGGGAATTGCCCCAG cagcagcagcaagtgctGAGAGCAAGCAGGATGGAGTGGCCTGGCCGAGCCGTGGCCCCACCGGCGGGAGCTGCGGAGTGGACGGCGCAGGGAACAAACAGCGTGGCCGTGAAGGTGCCGTTCTCCTGAAAGAGGATCCCGGCAGAAACACGGCTTGGTGCAGGGGCCAGCATGCCGAAGGCGAG agacagcagcagacaCTTGAATAG
- the LOC116441941 gene encoding uncharacterized protein LOC116441941 isoform X4: MVKSPEFNGSRKTTGENPRGRKATSEQFICMDPFIHHQNNPLHRTGGRRLISHSKPARCFGVGSEKHHAHSNLGFTELEHWERQCAGIAPAAAAASAESKQDGVAWPSRGPTGGSCGVDGAGNKQRGREGAVLLKEDPGRNTAWCRGQHAEGERQQQTLE, from the exons ATGGTAAAATCGCCGGAATTCAATGGCTCGAGGAAAACGACGGGGGAAAATCCAAGGGGACGGAAGGCC ACAAGTGAGCAGTTTATTTGCATGGATCCTTTCATTCACCACCAGAACAATCCTCTGCACAGGACAGGGGGAAGACGGCTAATCAGTCACAGCAAACCAGCACGGTGCTTTGGGGTGGGAAGTGAAAAACACCACGCGCACTCAAACCTGGGTTTCACAGAActggagcactgggagaggCAGTGCGCGGGAATTGCCCCAG cagcagcagcagcaagtgctGAGAGCAAGCAGGATGGAGTGGCCTGGCCGAGCCGTGGCCCCACCGGCGGGAGCTGCGGAGTGGACGGCGCAGGGAACAAACAGCGTGGCCGTGAAGGTGCCGTTCTCCTGAAAGAGGATCCCGGCAGAAACACGGCTTGGTGCAGGGGCCAGCATGCCGAAGGCGAG agacagcagcagacaCTTGAATAG